A part of Aquaspirillum sp. LM1 genomic DNA contains:
- a CDS encoding DEAD/DEAH box helicase: MLPLPPTAQAVLYTLACVPEGLPERVLLAVVPPLFPPDAPGSLPPRPQALLRRLTEQGWLDTIPGGWRLAEARLLAVWTDIAGAAWLWPLAQMAMTQLHQAPPSPAQAQSRDWLARLMRGERGFLAALDQSQQALAQLNAQADAPSAPEAPCRLAWWLTVSDGGVELAAREQKRSASGWSRGRVLSWKRLRADPPTWLSAQDRTVLAQIRVSEVYYYGGESCQLEADAALPRLIGHPALFDAQTGQPVSLQAGQPALLLQQQGDTVQLALSPAGLAHAQGVWLEQINPGCWQVYPVSAELTRISAIIGHGLRVPRAARAQLLDVITQLAPLLPIHSDMTDLAGQLPAVPADPTLYVHLRPEGDGLRVQLRVRPLAQGRDYRPGQGMVTVVGCVDGRTVHTCRLLDHERRQAARLLRQCPTLAACAHESGDRLCTDPQQALAVLAELQAIEDDQLRCIWPAGQRMRLAGPASLRQTSLGIQQQGNWFVLSGQLTLDDGRVVQLRELLTLLAQQSGRYVALGEQDWLVLDQRLRQRLEALALACDHLGADGGARISPLALPLLAQLAAEVGDCQADAAWAAQQARWREVSQQAVSLPSTLQATLRDYQLAGFTWLARLAHWGAGACLADDMGLGKTMQTLALCLLRAGQGPQLVVAPTSVAQNWLAEAARFAPDLRLRPYQQQRHLRGLAPHDLVVVSYGLFQLDAEAFASVRWTSVILDEAQAIKNPDTRRAQAAFALHSDFRLAASGTPVENHLGELWSLFRFINPGLLGSQARFAERFATPIAQGDHAARETLKSLVQPFILRRTKAQVLTELPPRTELVHRVVLSDDERHLYEALRQEALDQVAQAAEHERAMQVLAQITRLRRLCCHPSLVLPNSTLAGSKLGAFAGLMTELLDNGHKALVFSQFVDHLALARHWLEQRGIAYQYLDGSTPARQRQARVKAFQAGEGEVFLISLKAGGTGLTLTAADYVLHLDPWWNPAVEDQASDRAYRMGQQRPVTIYRLIAADTIEEQMIALHHAKRDLADSLLEGGDRSALLDADALLALLRGEAIG, encoded by the coding sequence ATGTTGCCGCTCCCCCCTACCGCCCAGGCTGTGCTCTACACGCTGGCCTGTGTACCCGAAGGCCTGCCCGAGCGGGTGTTGCTTGCCGTTGTCCCACCGCTGTTTCCCCCTGACGCCCCCGGCAGCCTGCCGCCGCGTCCGCAGGCGCTGTTGCGCCGGCTCACTGAGCAGGGCTGGCTGGATACGATTCCCGGCGGTTGGCGGCTGGCCGAGGCGCGCCTGCTGGCGGTGTGGACAGATATCGCCGGGGCGGCCTGGCTGTGGCCCTTGGCGCAGATGGCCATGACGCAGCTGCATCAGGCACCGCCCAGTCCGGCGCAGGCACAAAGCCGCGACTGGCTGGCGCGGCTGATGCGCGGCGAGCGGGGGTTTCTGGCAGCGCTGGATCAGTCGCAGCAGGCACTGGCGCAGCTGAATGCGCAGGCCGATGCGCCATCCGCACCAGAAGCCCCCTGCCGGCTGGCGTGGTGGCTGACGGTCAGCGACGGTGGGGTAGAACTGGCGGCGCGTGAGCAAAAGCGCAGCGCGTCAGGCTGGAGTCGGGGGCGGGTACTGAGCTGGAAACGTTTGCGTGCCGATCCGCCCACCTGGCTCAGCGCGCAAGACCGCACGGTGCTGGCCCAGATCCGCGTCAGCGAGGTGTATTACTACGGTGGCGAAAGCTGCCAGCTGGAGGCCGATGCCGCCTTGCCCCGGCTGATTGGCCATCCGGCGCTGTTTGACGCCCAGACCGGACAACCGGTCAGCCTGCAGGCCGGCCAGCCGGCCCTGCTGCTGCAACAGCAGGGCGACACCGTGCAGCTGGCCTTGTCGCCAGCGGGGCTGGCTCACGCCCAGGGGGTGTGGCTGGAGCAGATCAACCCCGGCTGCTGGCAGGTGTACCCGGTTAGCGCCGAGCTGACTCGGATCAGCGCCATCATCGGGCACGGGCTGCGCGTACCGCGTGCGGCGCGGGCGCAGCTGCTGGACGTGATCACCCAATTGGCCCCGCTGCTGCCGATTCACAGCGACATGACCGACCTGGCCGGCCAACTGCCCGCCGTGCCAGCCGACCCCACCCTGTATGTGCATTTGCGCCCGGAAGGCGACGGCCTGCGTGTGCAGCTGCGCGTGCGCCCGTTGGCGCAAGGCCGTGATTACCGTCCGGGTCAGGGCATGGTCACCGTGGTGGGCTGCGTGGACGGGCGCACCGTCCACACCTGCCGCCTGCTGGACCACGAACGCAGGCAGGCCGCCCGGCTGTTGCGCCAGTGCCCGACGCTGGCGGCGTGCGCGCATGAATCTGGCGACCGGCTATGCACCGACCCGCAGCAGGCGCTGGCGGTGCTGGCCGAGCTACAGGCGATTGAAGACGACCAGTTGCGCTGCATCTGGCCCGCCGGCCAGCGGATGCGGCTGGCCGGTCCGGCCAGCTTGCGCCAGACATCACTGGGCATTCAGCAGCAAGGCAATTGGTTTGTGCTGTCGGGCCAGTTGACCCTGGACGATGGCCGGGTGGTCCAGCTGCGCGAGCTGCTCACCTTGCTGGCGCAGCAGTCGGGCCGCTATGTGGCGCTGGGCGAACAGGATTGGCTGGTGCTGGATCAGCGCTTGCGCCAGCGGCTGGAAGCCCTGGCACTGGCGTGCGACCACTTGGGTGCCGACGGCGGCGCACGGATCAGCCCGTTGGCTTTGCCGCTGCTGGCGCAGTTGGCCGCCGAGGTAGGCGACTGCCAGGCCGATGCCGCCTGGGCTGCCCAGCAGGCGCGCTGGCGGGAGGTGTCGCAACAGGCCGTCAGCCTGCCGAGCACGCTACAGGCCACCCTGCGTGACTACCAGCTGGCCGGCTTTACCTGGCTGGCGCGGCTGGCACACTGGGGGGCGGGGGCGTGTCTGGCCGACGATATGGGCCTGGGCAAGACCATGCAGACGCTGGCGCTGTGCCTGCTGCGCGCCGGGCAGGGGCCGCAATTGGTGGTGGCCCCCACCTCGGTGGCGCAAAACTGGCTGGCCGAAGCCGCCCGCTTTGCCCCCGACCTGCGCCTGCGTCCGTATCAGCAGCAGCGCCATCTGCGCGGGCTGGCACCGCACGATCTGGTGGTGGTCAGCTACGGGCTGTTCCAGCTCGATGCCGAGGCCTTTGCCAGCGTGCGCTGGACCAGCGTGATTCTGGATGAAGCCCAGGCAATCAAAAACCCCGACACCCGCCGCGCCCAGGCGGCATTTGCCTTGCACAGCGACTTTCGCCTGGCGGCCAGCGGTACCCCGGTGGAAAACCATCTGGGCGAGCTATGGAGCCTGTTCCGCTTTATCAACCCCGGCTTGCTTGGCAGCCAGGCGCGCTTTGCCGAGCGCTTTGCCACGCCAATCGCCCAGGGCGACCACGCCGCCCGCGAGACGCTGAAAAGCCTGGTGCAGCCGTTTATTTTGCGCCGGACCAAGGCGCAGGTGCTGACCGAGCTGCCGCCGCGTACCGAACTGGTGCATCGAGTGGTGTTGTCCGACGATGAGCGGCATCTGTATGAGGCGCTGCGTCAGGAAGCGCTGGACCAGGTGGCCCAGGCCGCCGAGCATGAACGCGCCATGCAGGTGCTGGCGCAGATTACCCGGCTGCGCCGGCTGTGCTGCCATCCTTCGCTGGTGTTGCCCAACAGCACCCTGGCCGGCAGCAAGCTGGGCGCATTTGCCGGCCTGATGACCGAGCTGCTGGACAATGGCCACAAGGCGCTGGTGTTCAGCCAGTTTGTGGACCACCTGGCGCTGGCCCGGCACTGGCTGGAACAGCGCGGCATTGCCTATCAGTATCTGGATGGCAGCACCCCGGCCCGTCAGCGTCAGGCGCGGGTCAAGGCATTTCAGGCGGGCGAGGGCGAGGTATTCCTGATCAGCCTGAAAGCAGGCGGCACCGGGCTGACGCTGACCGCCGCCGACTATGTGCTGCATCTGGATCCCTGGTGGAACCCGGCAGTGGAAGACCAGGCCAGCGACCGCGCCTACCGCATGGGCCAGCAACGCCCGGTGACCATCTACCGGCTGATTGCCGCAGACACCATTGAAGAACAGATGATTGCCCTGCACCACGCCAAGCGTGATCTGGCCGATAGCCTGCTGGAAGGCGGTGACCGCAGCGCCTTGCTGGATGCCGACGCCTTGCTGGCGCTGTTGCGCGGGGAGGCAATCGGCTAG